A single genomic interval of Polyangium spumosum harbors:
- a CDS encoding (Fe-S)-binding protein, which translates to MLRLPIVATHKRALETCVYCPKLCRAACPVSNAEASETVTPWGKMSLTYFAGRGDVPIEEPHTAPAWACTGCHACREKCDHKNEPATVLVESRADFFARGAAPRAAVDVVTRAQTRASETAAALDALEAEAPQKGPVVAGVLVGCSYARKNPAVARDALSAAAKLVGGPVRAIRSCCGLPSLHAGDREGFRVAAERLAAEVAEVPRFVVVDPGCARATLVEHARVGVTLPREPELLVDLAYAARDRLRVLPELAETTVRWHQPCQLGRGLGKYDEPRALLAKMSGHEPATFQRDREHAECSGAGALLPVTRPRTSEAIADARIAEHHARGGGLLVTACASSLRRFRSRGEEAQDLVTLLARSLA; encoded by the coding sequence GTGCTCCGCCTGCCCATCGTCGCCACGCACAAACGCGCGCTCGAGACGTGCGTGTACTGCCCGAAGCTCTGCCGCGCCGCGTGCCCCGTCTCGAACGCGGAGGCGAGCGAGACGGTGACGCCGTGGGGCAAGATGAGCCTCACCTACTTCGCGGGTCGCGGCGACGTGCCCATCGAAGAGCCACACACCGCGCCGGCGTGGGCCTGCACCGGCTGCCACGCGTGCCGCGAGAAGTGCGACCACAAGAACGAGCCCGCCACGGTGCTCGTCGAGTCCCGCGCCGACTTCTTCGCGCGCGGCGCGGCGCCACGCGCGGCCGTCGACGTGGTGACGCGCGCGCAAACACGCGCGAGCGAGACGGCCGCGGCGCTCGACGCCCTCGAGGCCGAAGCGCCGCAGAAGGGGCCCGTCGTGGCCGGCGTGCTCGTCGGATGCTCGTACGCGCGGAAAAACCCCGCCGTCGCGAGGGACGCGCTCTCCGCCGCCGCGAAGCTCGTCGGCGGCCCGGTGCGGGCGATCCGATCCTGCTGCGGCCTGCCCTCGCTCCACGCGGGCGACCGCGAGGGCTTCCGCGTCGCGGCCGAGCGCCTCGCGGCCGAGGTCGCCGAGGTCCCGCGCTTCGTCGTCGTGGACCCGGGCTGCGCGCGCGCCACGCTCGTCGAGCACGCGCGCGTCGGCGTCACCCTGCCGCGCGAGCCCGAGCTCCTCGTCGACCTCGCCTACGCCGCGCGCGACCGATTGCGCGTCTTGCCCGAGCTCGCGGAGACGACCGTGCGCTGGCACCAGCCCTGTCAGCTCGGCCGAGGGCTCGGCAAGTACGACGAGCCGCGCGCGCTGCTCGCGAAGATGAGCGGCCACGAGCCCGCGACCTTCCAGCGCGACCGCGAGCACGCCGAGTGCAGCGGCGCCGGCGCGCTCCTGCCCGTGACGCGGCCGCGCACGAGCGAGGCCATCGCCGACGCGCGTATCGCCGAGCATCACGCCCGCGGCGGCGGCTTGCTCGTGACCGCGTGCGCGTCGAGCCTCCGGCGCTTCCGGAGCCGCGGCGAAGAGGCGCAAGACCTCGTCACCCTGCTCGCGCGTTCGCTCGCGTAG
- a CDS encoding sensor histidine kinase: MTSARSSSRAPRRRTVSSRLLASYVLVLVAFALTMTWSFRALRDTAQGAELLRSGYAPLLLRVGEALAAQNVFNAQLNHITAAKNPGDIREWIETARRTRPRTFANVREAAERGLVDEDGSVARFQQEIIEEAAAIEKLVGADPERFGQLFQALAVSDREAAEKARDDLLKREAEGAQRLRAIKSRVEERMEFLTAEAKRREARSIQLLVGLFVLTLLVGVVTSIYARRVLAPLTAVTERANAVARGDLTPREVVATNDEIGELATTFEGMVAAIQRARSELVNAERLAAIGKMAAHVTHEIRNPLSSIGLNLELLEEEVATSDNKEASQLVVAIKAEVERLSRIAEQYLSISRRPRPRLERERVEDLARELVAFVQPELDRGNVTSRVEADDDLPDARLDESQFRQALLNLVRNAREAMSKGGELVVSIRKADGGGIDLAVDDTGSGVPEEMRASIFDPFFTTKQRGTGLGLAVTRDIVEAHGGTIRCLGREGGGTRFLIHLPAAGATEPGAKAVEDEELVA; this comes from the coding sequence ATGACTTCCGCGCGCTCCAGCTCCAGGGCCCCGCGCAGGCGCACCGTCTCGAGCAGGCTGCTCGCGAGTTACGTGCTCGTGCTCGTCGCCTTCGCGCTCACCATGACGTGGAGCTTCCGCGCGCTCCGGGACACGGCGCAAGGCGCGGAGCTGCTCCGCAGCGGCTACGCGCCGCTCCTGCTCCGCGTGGGTGAGGCGCTCGCCGCGCAGAACGTGTTCAACGCGCAGCTCAACCACATCACCGCGGCGAAGAACCCCGGCGACATCCGCGAGTGGATCGAGACCGCGCGCCGCACGCGCCCGCGCACCTTCGCGAACGTGCGTGAGGCCGCCGAGAGAGGGCTCGTCGACGAGGACGGCTCGGTCGCCAGGTTCCAGCAGGAGATCATCGAGGAGGCCGCGGCGATCGAGAAGCTCGTCGGCGCGGATCCCGAGCGGTTCGGTCAGCTCTTCCAGGCGCTCGCCGTGAGCGACCGCGAGGCGGCCGAGAAGGCGCGTGACGATCTCCTCAAGCGCGAGGCCGAGGGCGCGCAGCGCCTGCGCGCCATCAAGTCACGCGTCGAGGAGCGGATGGAGTTCCTCACGGCCGAAGCGAAGCGCCGCGAGGCTCGCTCGATCCAGCTCCTCGTGGGCCTCTTCGTGCTCACCTTGCTCGTCGGCGTCGTCACCTCGATCTACGCGCGCCGCGTGCTCGCGCCGCTCACGGCCGTCACCGAGCGCGCGAACGCCGTCGCGCGTGGTGACCTCACGCCGCGCGAGGTCGTGGCCACGAACGACGAGATCGGCGAGCTCGCGACCACGTTCGAGGGCATGGTCGCGGCGATCCAGCGCGCGCGCAGCGAGCTCGTGAACGCCGAGCGCCTCGCCGCCATCGGCAAGATGGCCGCGCACGTCACGCACGAGATCAGAAACCCGCTCTCGTCGATCGGCCTCAACCTCGAGCTGCTCGAAGAGGAGGTCGCCACGTCGGACAACAAGGAGGCCTCGCAGCTCGTCGTCGCCATCAAGGCCGAGGTCGAGCGGCTCTCGCGTATCGCCGAGCAGTACCTCAGCATCTCGCGCAGGCCTCGCCCGAGGCTCGAGCGCGAGCGCGTCGAGGACCTCGCGCGTGAGCTCGTGGCCTTCGTGCAGCCCGAGCTCGACCGCGGCAACGTCACGAGCCGCGTGGAGGCCGACGACGATCTGCCCGACGCGCGCCTCGACGAGTCGCAGTTCCGTCAGGCGCTCCTGAACCTCGTGCGCAACGCGCGGGAGGCCATGAGCAAGGGCGGCGAGCTCGTCGTGTCGATCCGCAAGGCCGACGGCGGCGGCATCGACCTCGCGGTCGACGACACGGGCTCGGGCGTGCCCGAGGAGATGCGCGCGTCGATCTTCGACCCGTTCTTCACCACGAAGCAACGCGGCACGGGCCTCGGCCTCGCGGTCACGCGCGACATCGTGGAGGCGCACGGCGGCACGATCCGTTGCCTCGGCCGCGAGGGCGGAGGCACGCGGTTTCTGATTCACTTGCCCGCCGCAGGCGCGACCGAGCCGGGTGCGAAGGCCGTCGAGGACGAAGAGCTCGTCGCCTAG
- a CDS encoding sigma-70 family RNA polymerase sigma factor, whose amino-acid sequence MTSDDETEEARFVARLVARDESAFNELVVAYERRVFALVFRMIGRREEAEDLAQEVFVQVFKAIDQFRGESKLSTWIFRIAVNLCKNKAKYLSRRKVGEQEDVHEIADRVTGDAGKGVTVSGAINRPDEILEGMQLERIVKRAIEQVDADFREVLILRDVEDMSYDEIAEVTGLPEGTVKSRIFRARAQLRALVEKALGDKLKGEKKA is encoded by the coding sequence GTGACGAGCGACGACGAGACCGAGGAGGCCAGGTTCGTCGCGCGTCTCGTGGCGCGGGACGAGTCGGCCTTCAACGAGCTCGTCGTCGCCTACGAGCGGCGCGTGTTCGCGCTCGTGTTCCGGATGATCGGGCGGCGCGAGGAGGCCGAGGACCTCGCGCAAGAGGTCTTCGTCCAGGTCTTCAAGGCGATCGATCAGTTCCGCGGAGAGTCGAAGCTCTCGACGTGGATCTTCCGGATCGCCGTGAACCTCTGCAAGAACAAGGCGAAGTACCTGTCGCGGCGCAAGGTGGGCGAGCAGGAGGACGTCCACGAGATCGCCGACCGCGTGACGGGCGACGCCGGCAAGGGCGTCACGGTGAGCGGCGCGATCAACCGCCCGGACGAGATCCTCGAGGGCATGCAGCTCGAGCGCATCGTGAAGCGCGCGATCGAGCAAGTCGACGCGGACTTCCGCGAGGTCCTGATCCTGCGCGACGTGGAGGACATGTCGTACGACGAGATCGCGGAGGTGACGGGCTTGCCGGAGGGCACGGTGAAGAGCCGCATCTTCCGCGCCCGCGCGCAGCTCCGGGCCCTGGTCGAGAAGGCGCTCGGCGACAAGCTGAAAGGCGAGAAGAAGGCATGA
- a CDS encoding DUF4339 domain-containing protein: MLPPAEDRPTDVDPIPPFRESHPTVPYERSNPKSWFATYKQRRKLALIDLDEESSEDGRPMPEWCVEMGSGLLAMTTFELWMGLARGEIGADTSVWRDGMEGWTRIEHIPELAYALADSVSFDPPLVTPAPPLADTLTPPRGEARTPLTFSGAVAQTGDPPHVQPHEGVEPRSEPISLPVRTWPFARKSGSRRSSTRGNGLSFVLGCVVAVGAVGLALVHRGIAPVASSVQATGPDRPALVSGASAVVAQVGQRTAVTVRQTEATPVAPPPPSARHHTDPGQRRSRRGVRR, from the coding sequence ATGCTCCCGCCCGCCGAGGATCGCCCCACCGACGTGGATCCGATCCCGCCCTTCCGCGAGAGCCACCCGACCGTCCCCTACGAGCGCTCGAACCCGAAGTCCTGGTTCGCCACCTACAAGCAGCGCCGCAAGCTCGCCCTGATCGACCTCGACGAAGAGAGCTCCGAGGACGGGCGCCCCATGCCCGAGTGGTGCGTCGAGATGGGCTCGGGCCTGCTCGCCATGACCACCTTCGAGCTCTGGATGGGCCTCGCCCGCGGCGAGATCGGGGCCGACACCTCGGTCTGGCGCGACGGCATGGAGGGCTGGACCCGCATCGAGCACATCCCCGAGCTCGCCTACGCGCTCGCCGATTCGGTCTCGTTCGACCCTCCCCTCGTGACGCCCGCGCCCCCGCTCGCCGACACCTTGACCCCGCCCCGGGGCGAGGCGCGCACGCCGCTGACCTTCAGCGGAGCCGTCGCGCAGACGGGCGATCCGCCGCATGTGCAGCCGCACGAGGGCGTCGAGCCCCGCTCGGAGCCGATTTCGCTCCCTGTCCGGACCTGGCCCTTTGCCAGGAAAAGTGGGTCGCGACGGTCCTCGACACGGGGCAACGGCCTCTCGTTCGTGCTCGGGTGTGTCGTGGCCGTGGGTGCCGTGGGCCTCGCGCTCGTGCATCGAGGCATCGCGCCCGTGGCCTCGTCGGTGCAAGCGACCGGTCCGGACCGTCCTGCGCTCGTGTCCGGAGCCTCCGCGGTCGTGGCGCAAGTGGGGCAACGGACGGCCGTGACGGTCCGGCAGACGGAGGCGACCCCCGTGGCGCCCCCTCCCCCCTCGGCGCGCCACCATACCGACCCGGGTCAGCGGCGGTCGCGACGGGGCGTGCGACGGTAA
- a CDS encoding sigma factor-like helix-turn-helix DNA-binding protein, giving the protein MTTPEPAASPLGSFADLYQAYAAQLPHWFRWLRVPAISAADAEQEVWLAVTEAPASIPTSPTEARRALFMLAVRIAQNHRRREARRVARQSGVVIDDLEARGPSLEEQAAVALALLDVLEELGDEATRRMVIANKVLGYTEPEIAALYGMPVGTVHSRISRACVQLAKRLRANDEREERRGVVLLPGAIVFDPEIRAAMAAILAVHGGLPSFGGGGPGGPPPPPPPLLTTIPAAPWLASIPTTAPKLAALVVLLLLGPACVAFLVFLFVWSPERPELARSGLLVPPVSIELGEVQESAPPSQPTSAPASTPATRAPRAETLSDDARRALRLGRPAFTHTRGEAHRLPR; this is encoded by the coding sequence GTGACGACCCCCGAGCCCGCCGCGTCTCCCCTCGGTTCGTTCGCCGACCTCTACCAGGCGTACGCCGCCCAGCTCCCGCACTGGTTCCGTTGGCTGCGGGTTCCGGCCATCAGCGCCGCTGATGCGGAGCAAGAGGTCTGGCTGGCTGTCACCGAGGCCCCCGCGAGCATCCCGACGAGCCCCACCGAGGCCCGCCGCGCGCTCTTCATGCTCGCCGTGCGCATCGCCCAGAACCACAGGCGCCGCGAGGCCCGGCGCGTGGCCCGCCAAAGCGGGGTGGTCATCGACGACCTCGAGGCCCGCGGGCCGAGCCTCGAAGAGCAAGCGGCCGTCGCACTCGCGTTGCTCGACGTGCTCGAAGAGCTCGGCGATGAAGCGACGCGCCGCATGGTCATCGCTAACAAGGTCCTCGGGTACACAGAGCCCGAGATCGCTGCCCTGTACGGGATGCCCGTGGGCACCGTGCACAGCCGGATTTCTCGGGCCTGCGTGCAGCTCGCCAAGCGGCTCCGCGCAAACGACGAGCGCGAAGAGCGGCGCGGCGTCGTGCTCCTCCCCGGCGCGATCGTCTTCGATCCGGAGATCCGCGCCGCGATGGCCGCGATCCTTGCCGTGCACGGGGGTCTCCCTTCGTTCGGCGGAGGCGGGCCCGGTGGCCCTCCGCCCCCACCTCCTCCGCTTCTCACGACCATTCCCGCAGCTCCCTGGCTCGCCTCGATCCCGACGACTGCGCCGAAGCTCGCCGCCCTGGTCGTGCTTCTCCTCCTCGGTCCTGCGTGCGTGGCGTTCCTGGTCTTCCTCTTCGTCTGGTCTCCCGAGCGCCCCGAGCTCGCCCGCAGCGGTCTCCTCGTGCCACCCGTGAGCATCGAGCTTGGCGAGGTGCAAGAGAGCGCTCCCCCGAGTCAGCCGACGAGCGCCCCGGCCTCGACGCCCGCCACGCGCGCACCACGCGCCGAGACGTTGAGCGACGACGCGCGCCGCGCCCTTCGCCTCGGTCGGCCAGCGTTCACGCACACGAGAGGCGAGGCGCACCGCCTCCCCCGTTGA
- the serS gene encoding serine--tRNA ligase has translation MLDLRHVVDHMDDVRAALARRSPAAAAALAPIAELGQKRRELIALSESKAAARNQANEKMAKADKKSAEFTEQREALKRLSGEIKDAEQALKEVEAKIQEQLALVPNLPDPSVPDGQDESHNVVVRTWGDKPSYGFTPKSHWDIGEGLGVLDFARGAKLSGSRFTVLWGAAARLERALINFMLDLHTREQGYTEILPPFLVKDAALFGTGQLPKFADDLFKTHKSDPERAYDLYLIPTAEVPVTNLHADEILDADKLPLAYTAYTPCFRAEAGSHGKDVRGLIRQHQFDKVELVRFSTPETSAESHEKLTQHAEEVLKRLKLHYRVSLLCAGDMGGASQKTYDLEVWLPGQGLYREISSCSNFGDYQARRAAIRYRPEPKAKPRLLHTQNGSALAVGRTVIAILEQYQQQDGTVVVPEVLRPFMGCEVIKGV, from the coding sequence ATGCTGGACCTCCGCCACGTCGTCGATCACATGGACGACGTCCGCGCCGCATTGGCGCGGCGCTCGCCCGCGGCCGCGGCCGCCCTCGCCCCCATCGCCGAGCTCGGCCAGAAGCGCCGCGAGCTCATCGCGCTCTCCGAGAGCAAGGCCGCCGCGCGCAACCAGGCCAACGAGAAGATGGCCAAGGCGGACAAGAAGTCCGCCGAGTTCACCGAGCAACGCGAGGCCCTGAAGCGCCTGTCCGGCGAGATCAAGGACGCCGAGCAGGCGCTGAAGGAGGTCGAGGCGAAGATCCAGGAGCAGCTCGCCCTCGTCCCGAACCTGCCCGACCCTTCGGTCCCCGACGGCCAGGACGAGAGCCACAACGTCGTCGTGCGGACCTGGGGCGACAAACCCTCGTACGGCTTCACGCCGAAGTCGCACTGGGACATCGGCGAGGGCCTCGGCGTGCTCGACTTCGCGCGCGGGGCGAAGCTCTCGGGCTCGCGCTTCACCGTGCTCTGGGGGGCGGCGGCGCGGCTCGAGCGCGCGCTCATCAACTTCATGCTCGACCTGCACACGCGCGAGCAGGGGTATACCGAGATCCTCCCGCCCTTCCTGGTGAAGGACGCGGCCCTCTTCGGCACGGGCCAGCTCCCGAAGTTCGCCGACGACCTCTTCAAGACGCACAAGAGTGACCCCGAGCGGGCCTACGACCTCTACCTGATCCCGACGGCCGAGGTCCCCGTGACGAACCTGCACGCCGACGAGATCCTCGACGCGGACAAGCTCCCGCTCGCGTACACCGCGTACACGCCCTGTTTCCGGGCCGAGGCGGGCAGCCACGGCAAGGACGTGCGTGGCCTCATCCGGCAACACCAGTTCGACAAGGTCGAGCTCGTGCGGTTCTCGACGCCCGAGACCTCGGCCGAGAGCCACGAGAAGCTCACGCAACACGCGGAGGAGGTCCTCAAGCGCTTGAAGCTCCATTACCGCGTGTCGCTTCTCTGCGCGGGCGACATGGGTGGTGCTTCGCAGAAGACGTACGACCTCGAAGTATGGCTACCTGGGCAGGGCCTCTATCGCGAGATTTCGAGCTGCTCGAACTTCGGCGACTACCAGGCGCGGCGCGCGGCGATCCGCTACCGGCCCGAGCCCAAGGCGAAGCCGCGGCTCTTGCACACGCAAAACGGCTCGGCGCTCGCGGTCGGCCGGACGGTGATCGCGATCCTGGAGCAGTACCAGCAGCAGGACGGGACGGTGGTGGTGCCCGAGGTGCTGCGGCCGTTCATGGGGTGCGAGGTCATCAAGGGCGTGTAG